A single window of Plasmodium reichenowi strain SY57 chromosome 14, whole genome shotgun sequence DNA harbors:
- a CDS encoding hypothetical protein (conserved Plasmodium protein, unknown function) encodes MDKTNIKNVAGGKNKELPETPESDNLDRNVFETLKNVFLEEQENNKRKYEELSDHLDKMKTYFDEKINSLKNNTHENFEELKYYLDNLNKKNKDTISESNTFQENIDAIQNDISKLKKDKEENTNLIKSSIRTYFDKMKNTLNLMNTHIEKVKEEFTNYKENNEIENRKKNIEILQLINEENETLRKSMEVSLNNINNDIKDVKEHITNFKEYVEKRIKDINNIMDMNRKEIDEKIEHIYMNQKKLMGDFYPYKKN; translated from the exons atggaCAAAACTAATATAAAGAATGTAGCAGGGGGAAAAAATAAGGAGCTTCCGGAAACACCAGAAAGTGAT AATTTAGATAGAAACGTTTTTGAAACTTTAAAAAACGTTTTTCTCGAAGAacaagaaaataataaaagaaaatatgaagAGTTATCAGATCATCTAGataaaatgaaaacatattttgatgaaaaaattaattcCCTTAAGAATAATACACATGAAAATTTTGAAGagttaaaatattatttagacaacttaaataaaaaaaataaagatacTATTTCAGAAAGTAATACATTCCAAGAAAATATAGATGCTAtacaaaatgatatatctaaattaaaaaaggataAGGAGGAAAATACAAATCTTATAAAATCAAGCATTAGAACATATTTTgacaaaatgaaaaat acTTTAAATCTTATGAATACACATATAGAAAAGGTGAAGGAAGAGTTTACtaattataaagaaaacaaTGAAATAGAAAATAGAAAGAAGAACATAGAAATTTTACAGCtaataaatgaagaaaatgaaacaTTAAGGAAGAGTATGGAAGTGTCTCTGaataat ATAAACAATGATATTAAAGATGTTAAGGAACATATTACTAATTTTAAGGAATATGTAGAAAAACGAATAAAAGAcataaacaatataatgGATATGAATAGGAAAGAAATTGATGAAAAAATTgagcatatatatatgaatcAAAAAAAACTCATGGGAGATTTTTATCcgtataaaaaaaattaa